In Eupeodes corollae chromosome 3, idEupCoro1.1, whole genome shotgun sequence, a single genomic region encodes these proteins:
- the LOC129949849 gene encoding paired box pox-neuro protein codes for MPHTGQAGVNQLGGVFVNGRPLPDCVRRRIVELALMGVRPCDISRQLLVSHGCVSKILTRFYETGSIRPGSIGGSKTKQVATPTVVKKILRFKQENPGMFAWEIRDQLLQQRICDPNSIPSVSSVNRILRNGGLWTDEMTSNEQNAIMHESYLKQHIYATNGNTVTADPSAVVAAAVATTTSLTHPPVSWRVSSRSDLPIKPAATLPVSSSSSATSPQLSAQDLTYVQQQQISSFPKHWLWNPSLLYSTQRMHEAGFFPYAHAQFPGYFHGSGGVTKSESSIDLTTGSGGGSDPLSDCDSGKSSPSTSTISTPMINGSTKLNSRKRNPYSIEELLKKPEKRLKLQMEAEAKSDEFVVAVDDEDDEDQVKLEENVEVVN; via the exons ATGCCACATACAG GACAGGCCGGTGTGAATCAATTGGGCGGCGTTTTTGTCAACGGACGCCCACTGCCGGACTGTGTTCGTCGGCGTATTGTTGAATTAGCTTTAATGGGCGTCCGACCATGCGATATATCACGGCAATTACTGGTTTCGCACG GTTGTGTATCGAAGATTTTGACACGATTCTATGAAACTGGTTCTATTAGGCCCGGATCGATTGGTGGCAGTAAGACAAAG CAAGTGGCGACCCCTACCGTGGTGAAGAAGATTTTACGCTTCAAGCAGGAGAATCCCGGAATGTTTGCATGGGAAATTCGAGACCAGCTGTTGCAGCAGAGGATTTGTGATCCTAATTCGATTCCTTCGGTCAGTTCGGTGAATAGGATTCTGCGGAATGGGGGACTCTGGACGGATGAGATGACTTCGAACGAGCAGAATGCCATCATGCATGAGAGTTACTTGAAACAGCATATTTATGCGACGAATGGAAATACTGTGACAGCTGACCCGAGTGCAGTTGTGGCTGCAGCTGTTGCCACCACGACTTCGTTAACACACCCGCCAGTGTCATGGAGAGTCAGTTCGCGGAGTGACCTTCCCATAAAACCCGCGGCAACACTTCCAGTCTCGAGTTCCAGTAGCGCAACTTCACCTCAATTATCCGCGCAAGATCTGACGTACGTCCAACAGCAGCAGATCTCATCGTTCCCCAAGCACTGGCTGTGGAATCCATCGCTGCTCTATTCCACCCAACGGATGCACGAAGCGGGCTTCTTCCCATACGCCCATGCCCAGTTTCCAGGCTATTTCCATGGAAGTGGTGGAGTCACCAAATCGGAGAGTTCAATTGATCTGACAACTGGAAGTGGTGGTGGAAGTGACCCACTGAGTGATTGTGATTCGGGTAAATCATCACCATCAACATCGACCATAAGTACACCTATGATCAATGGAAGTACCAAGTTGAATTCAAGAAAGAGAAATCCCTATTCGATAGAAGAACTCCTCAAGAAACCTGAAAAGAGGCTCAAATTGCAAATGGAGGCAGAAGCAAAAAGTGATGAATTTGTTGTTGCAGttgacgatgaagatgatgaagatCAAGTGAAGTTAGAGGAGAATGTTGAAGTTGTCAACTAA